The segment GTAAGAAAATGGGCATAGCGTTCGACGATCCGGCGAATGGTTCCGATTGTGTTTTCACTCGGGATCTGGAGGGCAACTTCACGTGATCTACGAGGACTGGAGCCCCATTCATGCCAACAGTCATTCGTTCGATTCACCACTAGCCGGCCACGCGGTGAGCAAAGACGAGAAGGGTGACGTTAAGATTCTGGCACCGGCGGTGGACGAGCGCACCAATCTGACCGGCGTGATCAAAACGTACAAACACCCGCACTGGGTCGTGGAATCCCCTGAACGGTTCAAGTCAGATATCGGCGAGTACGAAGTCCATTTGTCGGAACAAAATGCTTACGGCGATTGGGCATCGATCTGTATCGACGGACAGTATTAGTTGTTCGGCGATTATGATCCTGCCGGATCCCACGGCGCTGGATCTTTTGGCGATGGCGGTAGCAATATGAGTGTTGGATGGTTCACTTCATCGAGTCTGGATAAGCAGTTTGAGTTTTGCGGGAGCGTCGGTCAGGGGCATCCCGATCCGGATGTCTGTTTTGCCGAAGGACGTTTCTGGCTGGCAACCCAACCTGAAGAGGATTCCATAAGCCGCGGCCCTTGGACAGAGAGCATCCAGGTGCGTATCGGCGTGGACACGGACCACGATGCGAGGATTGACACGTGGACCGACTGGCAGGAAGTCAAAGAGGGCTACGACTACATCACCGACTTTGCCAAACAAGTTACGAGGACTCCGGCAGAACTGGATCTGAGTGCGTTGCCAGCGGGTTACGGTTACCAATTTGAACTGCGTCTAACCGACACCCCGGAAAACAAATCCAAACCGATCCTCGATCAAGTCCAACTGCATTTCGAACCCTAGTTCCTGAAAAAATCAATGAACCTAAAGCACTTTGAGTGCAACGCAACGCCTTGGAATCGTCGGAACAAAGATTGGCAAATCGAACTACCGCAAATTGGATTCACTTTAGGATCAGTGCAATGATTAAATGGACCACACGTCCCGTCGCTATTCTGTTTTGGACACTCGGTTCATTGCAGGCGGCGGAGCTCTATGTCAGTCCGGTCGGCAACGACAACAATCCGGGAACAAAATCGAAGCCCTTATATTCACTCGCTGATGCGCAACAAAAGACGCAGATTTTTGCCGGCAAGGAATCGGTTCTGGTTCACGTCGCAGACGGTGTCTATTGTCTGCCGCAAACCTTGACATTTACTGCGGCCGATTCTGGAACAGCCCGGTATCCGGTGGTGTATCGCGCCGAGAACGATGGCGGTGCCGTGATCAGCGGTGGTACGAAGCTTGACCTGCAATGGGAACATCACTGCACGTTGGAACCATTTGGTGGGAATGCTGTTTTCGTTAACAACTACAATCGCCGCATCAAGGTCCACAAAATTCCCCAATGGATCAGTTTGGTGTGCGTGATCCGCAGTTACGTGCCGATGCACGAACCCCGGAGATTCCAGCACTACGAAATATTTCGAGTGATCCCAAGTCCATCGTGTACGACTGGCTCGGAGGAAAAATTCGCAATATTGAAGGTGCAGAGTATTCCGTCTGGAGTATCTCGCCAGAAATTGGTGGCGTGATGGTGCTCTTTACTCCCGGGTATCGGGAATTCGGTGCTGCTGGATTGCGCAATGGTGATTTGATCAACACGTGCAATAACCAAATGGTTAAGAGCGTTGATGATTTAGCCAGGATCATCAACGAGGCACCAGCCGATCAATCGCTATCTCTTCAGTTTCGGCGCGAAGGCAGTCGAGGTAACAAGGTTGGATTCGCTGAGCGTCCCCCAGTGCCGGAACTTCCTTAGTCGGGTTCTTCGAATTCTGCTTGGGCGTTCTATTGCTGGGATTCCTCGTCGCATACTTGGGTTCGCAAAGTACAATTATCTTGTTTCAGAATCCTATTGCATCGTTGCCAATCATGAACACTATGTCATTTCGTGCGTTCTATCTGCTCATATTCGTCATGAATTTGGCGGCTCCTGTCAGTCGGTCAGTGGCGCAGTCGGATGATCTTTGTGCGGAGTGTCTTCCGCATACTGATCCGGAGAACTTGGGCGAGTGGCAGGTTCAGAATGCGTTTAGCGATGAGTTTAATGACGAAACGCGCTCAAGCATTTGGCATGTACAGGGTAAGGACGATGGGCAAGGTCCTTATTACAACAGCAACAAAGGAAGAAACTCGCAGTTCATTCCCGAAGCTATCTCCCAAAGTGAGGGAATGCTCAGGATCAAGTCCGACTGGAATCCGAGCTTCCCTTTCGACGAAGGATACGGCGTTCCTCCGATCACAACCGGCGCGCTGATCAGCAAGGAACTTCTAAAATACGGCTACATGGAAATCAAATGTCGTGTCGGCAAGAGCCCGATGTCTGGTGCATTCTGGGCGGTAGGCAATGGCCAAAGTACTGGCAATCGGGGAGAACTGGACGTGTTTGAACATGTCGGCCAAGGCTGGGACTCGCAAAAGGACAATGCGGACATCTCGAGGACCATGCAGATGTCGATTCATAACTGGAGTCGATCGCTCAATGATAATCTTGTCAATCGAAGGCACTGGACCCAGAAA is part of the Rubripirellula reticaptiva genome and harbors:
- a CDS encoding PDZ domain-containing protein codes for the protein MDQFGVRDPQLRADARTPEIPALRNISSDPKSIVYDWLGGKIRNIEGAEYSVWSISPEIGGVMVLFTPGYREFGAAGLRNGDLINTCNNQMVKSVDDLARIINEAPADQSLSLQFRREGSRGNKVGFAERPPVPELP